A genomic region of Pontibaca methylaminivorans contains the following coding sequences:
- the recA gene encoding recombinase RecA produces MADLLMMDTKKNADKQKALESALAQIERQFGKGSIMKLGDEGSIQQVEASSTGSLGLDIALGIGGLPMGRIVEIYGPESSGKTTLTLHCIAEQQKRGGVCAFVDAEHALDPHYARKLGVDVDELLISQPDTGEQALEITDTLVRSGAVNMVVVDSVAALTPKSELEGDMGDSSVGVQARLMSQAMRKLTGSISRSNCMVIFINQIRMKIGVMFGSPETTSGGNALKFYSSVRLDIRRIGSIKDRDEVVGNATRVKIVKNKVAPPFKQVEFDIMFGEGISKMGELLDLGVKAGVVDKAGAWFSYGDERIGQGRENAKQFLRENTALALEIEDRIRAAHGLEFSAPDEGGSEDILEA; encoded by the coding sequence ATGGCGGATCTCTTGATGATGGACACGAAGAAGAACGCTGACAAGCAGAAGGCGCTCGAGAGCGCGCTGGCCCAGATCGAGCGCCAGTTCGGCAAGGGCTCGATCATGAAGCTTGGCGATGAGGGCTCGATCCAGCAGGTCGAGGCCAGTTCGACCGGCTCGCTCGGCCTCGACATCGCGCTTGGCATCGGCGGATTGCCCATGGGGCGCATCGTCGAGATCTACGGCCCGGAAAGTTCGGGCAAGACCACGCTCACGCTGCATTGCATCGCCGAGCAGCAGAAACGCGGCGGTGTCTGCGCCTTTGTCGATGCGGAACATGCGCTCGACCCGCATTACGCGCGCAAGCTGGGCGTCGATGTGGACGAATTGCTGATCAGCCAGCCCGACACGGGCGAGCAGGCGCTCGAGATCACCGACACGCTGGTGCGGTCGGGGGCGGTGAACATGGTGGTGGTCGATTCGGTCGCCGCGCTCACCCCGAAATCGGAACTCGAGGGCGACATGGGCGACAGCAGCGTCGGCGTGCAGGCGCGGCTCATGAGCCAGGCCATGCGCAAGCTGACCGGTTCCATCAGCCGCTCGAACTGCATGGTGATCTTCATCAACCAGATCCGCATGAAGATCGGCGTGATGTTCGGCAGCCCCGAGACCACCTCGGGCGGGAATGCGCTGAAATTCTATTCCTCGGTGCGGCTCGATATCCGCCGGATCGGTTCGATCAAGGACCGCGACGAGGTGGTGGGGAACGCGACGCGGGTGAAGATCGTCAAGAACAAGGTCGCGCCGCCCTTCAAGCAGGTGGAATTCGACATCATGTTCGGCGAGGGGATCTCGAAGATGGGCGAACTGCTTGATCTCGGGGTCAAGGCCGGTGTCGTGGACAAGGCTGGCGCATGGTTCAGTTATGGCGACGAGCGCATCGGCCAGGGACGCGAGAATGCCAAGCAGTTCCTGCGCGAAAACACTGCCCTCGCGCTTGAAATCGAGGACCGGATCCGCGCCGCTCACGGGCTGGAATTCTCGGCCCCCGACGAGGGTGGTTCCGAGGATATTCTCGAAGCCTGA
- a CDS encoding DMT family transporter — MSSHYLFLMIAVLFETIGTSALEASQQFTRPWPSALVIVAYAIAFYMLSMTLRVMPVGIVYALWSGFGIIFIALIGFVVFKQRLDLPAILGLALIIIGIVVINVFSKSTTH, encoded by the coding sequence ATGTCGTCCCATTACCTCTTTCTCATGATCGCGGTGCTGTTCGAAACCATCGGGACCAGCGCGCTCGAGGCAAGCCAGCAATTCACGCGGCCCTGGCCCTCGGCCCTCGTGATCGTGGCCTATGCCATTGCCTTCTACATGCTGTCGATGACGCTGCGGGTGATGCCGGTCGGCATCGTCTATGCGCTCTGGTCCGGGTTCGGGATCATCTTCATCGCGCTGATCGGCTTCGTGGTGTTCAAGCAGCGGCTCGACCTGCCGGCGATCCTGGGGCTTGCGCTCATCATCATCGGCATCGTGGTGATCAACGTCTTTTCCAAATCGACCACGCATTGA
- a CDS encoding DUF1330 domain-containing protein, with translation MGALWISQVSVSNEAPYREYARLAVEAIAAHGGEFVVRGGRYVQLEGQERPRHVVVRFPDLETAEACYRSDLYQQALSHARGASERDLVIVETAD, from the coding sequence ATGGGCGCACTCTGGATTTCACAGGTTTCGGTCAGCAACGAGGCCCCCTACCGCGAATATGCAAGGCTCGCGGTCGAGGCGATCGCCGCCCATGGCGGTGAATTCGTCGTGCGCGGGGGGCGTTATGTCCAGCTCGAGGGGCAGGAGCGCCCACGCCATGTGGTCGTGCGTTTCCCCGATCTGGAAACGGCCGAAGCCTGCTACCGCTCTGATCTTTACCAGCAGGCGCTGTCCCACGCACGCGGCGCCTCCGAACGCGACCTCGTCATCGTCGAGACCGCGGACTGA
- the alaS gene encoding alanine--tRNA ligase has translation MLTLNEIRSQFLGYFARQGHEVVDSSPLVPRNDPTLMFTNSGMVQFKNLFTGVEHRDYSRATTAQKCVRAGGKHNDLDNVGYTARHHTFFEMLGNFSFGDYFKEQAIPFAWELITREFGIPADRLWVTVFHTDDEAAAIWKKVSGLPDERILRIATDDNFWTMGPTGPCGPCSEIFFDHGEKYWGGPPGSPEEDGDRFVEIWNLVFMQYEQMADGTRRDLEARSIDTGMGIERVAALLQGTNDNYATDLMRALIEASANATSTEPDGPGRLHHRVIADHLRSTSFLIADGVMPSNEGRGYVLRRIMRRAMRHAHLLGAADPLMYRLVPALVQQMGAAYPELSRAQALIEETLRLEETRFRQTLDRGLRLLEDELSALPEGAVLPGEAAFRLYDTYGFPLDLTQDALREQGRGVDVAGFDAAMAGQKATARAAWAGSGDAADATVWFDVAEENGTTEFLGHDTETAEGQIVTLVRDGAEIETARRGDTVQIALNQTPFYAESGGQVGDSGLIRTDTGTARVVDTRKSAGVFIHIADVTEGEIAKGSAAQLEVDHARRSAIRANHSATHLLHQALRERLGAHVAQRGSLNDAERLRFDFSHNAALSEADLVQLQADVNAMIRQNAPVKTRIMTPDDARSIGAQALFGEKYGDEVRVVSMGRQEGANRGAGGDTYSIELCGGTHVRRTGDIGVFVLLGDSASSAGVRRVEALTGQAALDHLAGEHHLLAESARLLKVRAEDLPGRLGALMEERRALANEVAQLRRELAMSGGGSAGPEPVEINGIRMIAQVLSGVSGKDLPGLVDEHKARLGSGAVLLIADANGKAAVAAGVTGDLIDRVSAVDLVRAAVPALGGKGGGGRPDLAQGGGRDIANAEAAISAAQAILKG, from the coding sequence ATGCTGACGCTGAATGAAATCCGCTCGCAATTTCTCGGATATTTCGCGAGGCAGGGGCACGAGGTCGTCGATTCGAGCCCGCTCGTGCCGCGAAACGACCCGACCCTCATGTTCACGAATTCGGGCATGGTGCAGTTCAAGAACCTGTTCACCGGGGTCGAGCACCGCGATTACAGCCGCGCCACCACAGCGCAGAAATGCGTGCGGGCCGGCGGCAAGCACAACGATCTCGACAACGTGGGCTATACGGCCCGGCATCACACGTTTTTCGAGATGCTGGGCAATTTCAGCTTTGGCGATTATTTCAAGGAACAGGCGATTCCCTTCGCCTGGGAACTCATAACGCGCGAATTCGGGATTCCCGCCGACCGGCTCTGGGTGACGGTCTTCCACACCGACGACGAGGCCGCCGCAATCTGGAAAAAGGTGAGCGGCCTGCCGGACGAGCGGATCCTGCGCATCGCCACCGACGACAATTTCTGGACCATGGGCCCGACCGGCCCCTGCGGCCCCTGTTCCGAGATCTTCTTCGACCATGGCGAGAAATACTGGGGCGGCCCTCCGGGCAGCCCGGAGGAAGACGGCGACCGTTTCGTCGAGATCTGGAACCTCGTGTTCATGCAGTACGAACAGATGGCCGACGGGACGCGCCGCGACCTCGAGGCGCGCAGCATCGACACCGGCATGGGGATCGAACGCGTTGCGGCGCTGCTGCAGGGCACGAACGACAATTACGCAACCGACCTCATGCGCGCCCTGATCGAGGCGAGCGCCAATGCCACCAGCACCGAGCCGGACGGGCCGGGGCGGCTGCATCACCGGGTGATCGCCGACCACCTGCGCTCGACCTCGTTCCTGATTGCGGACGGGGTCATGCCCTCGAACGAGGGGCGGGGCTATGTGCTGCGCCGCATCATGCGCCGCGCCATGCGACACGCCCATCTGCTCGGCGCGGCGGATCCGCTGATGTATCGCCTGGTGCCGGCGCTCGTGCAGCAGATGGGGGCGGCCTATCCCGAACTCTCCCGCGCGCAGGCGCTGATCGAGGAAACGCTGCGGCTCGAGGAAACGCGGTTCCGCCAGACGCTCGACCGCGGCCTGCGCCTGCTCGAGGACGAACTCTCTGCCCTGCCCGAGGGGGCGGTTCTCCCGGGCGAGGCGGCATTCCGGCTTTACGACACCTATGGGTTTCCGCTCGATCTCACGCAGGATGCGCTGCGCGAACAGGGCCGCGGCGTCGATGTCGCCGGGTTCGATGCCGCCATGGCCGGGCAGAAGGCCACCGCGCGTGCCGCCTGGGCCGGGTCGGGCGACGCGGCCGATGCCACGGTCTGGTTCGATGTGGCAGAGGAAAACGGCACGACCGAGTTTCTGGGCCATGACACCGAAACCGCCGAAGGGCAGATCGTGACGCTGGTCCGTGATGGTGCAGAAATCGAAACCGCCCGGCGCGGCGACACCGTCCAGATCGCGTTGAACCAGACGCCGTTCTATGCCGAATCCGGCGGGCAGGTCGGCGACAGCGGCCTGATCCGCACCGATACCGGCACCGCAAGGGTGGTGGATACGCGCAAGAGCGCCGGGGTTTTCATCCATATCGCCGACGTGACCGAGGGCGAGATCGCGAAAGGCAGCGCGGCGCAACTCGAGGTCGATCACGCGCGCCGCAGCGCGATCCGCGCCAATCACTCGGCCACCCACCTGCTGCACCAGGCGCTGCGCGAGCGGCTGGGGGCGCATGTGGCGCAGCGCGGTTCGCTCAACGATGCCGAGCGGCTTCGTTTCGACTTCAGCCACAACGCGGCGCTGAGCGAGGCCGATCTTGTACAGCTGCAGGCGGACGTGAACGCCATGATCCGCCAGAACGCGCCGGTCAAAACCCGGATCATGACGCCGGATGATGCGCGCTCCATCGGCGCGCAGGCGCTGTTTGGCGAGAAATACGGCGACGAGGTGCGCGTGGTGTCCATGGGTCGCCAGGAGGGGGCGAACCGCGGCGCCGGCGGCGATACCTATTCGATCGAGCTGTGCGGGGGCACGCATGTGCGCCGCACCGGCGATATCGGGGTTTTCGTCCTGCTGGGCGACAGCGCGTCGAGCGCCGGGGTGCGGCGGGTCGAGGCGCTGACCGGGCAGGCGGCGCTCGATCATCTGGCCGGCGAGCATCACCTGCTGGCCGAATCGGCGCGGCTGCTGAAGGTCCGGGCCGAGGATCTGCCCGGGCGGCTCGGGGCGCTGATGGAGGAGCGGCGGGCGCTGGCCAACGAGGTTGCGCAGCTTCGTCGCGAACTGGCCATGTCGGGCGGCGGCAGCGCCGGGCCGGAGCCGGTCGAGATCAACGGGATCCGCATGATCGCGCAGGTTCTGAGCGGCGTCAGCGGCAAGGATCTGCCCGGCCTTGTCGACGAACACAAGGCGCGGCTCGGCAGTGGTGCGGTGCTGCTGATTGCGGATGCGAACGGCAAGGCCGCCGTTGCGGCCGGGGTGACGGGCGACCTTATTGACCGGGTTTCGGCCGTCGATCTGGTGCGGGCTGCGGTGCCGGCGCTTGGCGGCAAGGGTGGCGGCGGCCGCCCCGACCTGGCGCAGGGGGGCGGGCGCGACATTGCCAATGCCGAGGCTGCGATCAGCGCGGCGCAGGCGATTCTGAAAGGTTGA
- a CDS encoding outer membrane protein — MKHLRYAAAIPALLLAAPAFAGNLEEPVVEPIIAQPVQVQPISDWTGFYLGAQAGYGTSDIDNVDVEPDGALGGVHAGYLYDLGQWVVGGELDYDWANMKESVGGDEAKIDNIARAKALVGYDLGDGLLYGTVGAFRAETSVSGAVSADDTDNGWLAGIGYKHKFTENWIGGVEALYHSGVDFLGIDGLDTDITTITARISYKF, encoded by the coding sequence ATGAAGCATCTCCGCTATGCGGCCGCCATCCCGGCCCTTCTCCTCGCGGCGCCCGCTTTCGCCGGCAACCTCGAAGAGCCCGTTGTCGAGCCCATCATCGCGCAGCCCGTCCAGGTGCAGCCGATCTCCGACTGGACCGGCTTCTACCTCGGTGCCCAGGCCGGCTATGGCACCTCGGACATCGACAATGTCGATGTGGAACCCGATGGGGCTCTTGGCGGTGTCCATGCCGGTTACCTTTATGACCTCGGCCAGTGGGTCGTCGGCGGTGAGCTCGACTACGACTGGGCCAACATGAAGGAAAGCGTTGGTGGCGACGAAGCCAAGATCGACAATATCGCCCGCGCCAAGGCGCTGGTCGGTTATGACCTTGGCGACGGCCTGCTCTATGGTACCGTTGGTGCATTCCGCGCCGAGACCAGCGTATCCGGCGCTGTCTCCGCCGACGACACCGACAACGGCTGGCTGGCCGGCATCGGCTACAAGCACAAGTTCACCGAAAACTGGATCGGTGGTGTTGAAGCCCTCTACCACAGCGGCGTCGACTTCCTTGGCATCGACGGCCTCGACACCGATATCACCACGATCACCGCACGGATCTCCTACAAGTTCTGA
- a CDS encoding outer membrane protein encodes MKHLRYAAAIPALLLAAPAFAGNLEEPVVEPVIAAPVEVQPISDWTGFYLGAQAGYGDNSKTSAVGLAPGDRLSPEGGFAGIHGGYLYDLGQWVVGGELDYDRTNISDDGGPFGKMKLKNMARAKALVGYDLGDGLVYGTVGAFRGELRDNGAGWLGTPDEKHTDNGWLAGLGYKHKFTENWIGGVEALYHKKSDFDDTGFDMKLTTISARISYKF; translated from the coding sequence ATGAAACACCTTCGTTACGCAGCCGCAATTCCGGCTCTCCTCCTCGCGGCTCCGGCATTCGCCGGCAACCTCGAAGAGCCGGTTGTCGAGCCCGTGATTGCCGCGCCCGTCGAGGTGCAGCCGATCTCTGACTGGACCGGTTTCTACCTTGGTGCCCAGGCCGGTTATGGCGACAACTCGAAGACCAGCGCGGTTGGTCTGGCCCCGGGTGACCGACTCAGCCCCGAGGGCGGCTTTGCCGGTATCCACGGCGGATACCTCTATGACCTCGGCCAGTGGGTCGTGGGTGGCGAGCTTGACTATGACCGCACCAACATCAGCGACGATGGCGGCCCCTTCGGCAAGATGAAGCTCAAGAACATGGCCCGCGCAAAGGCGCTGGTCGGTTATGACCTTGGCGACGGCCTGGTATACGGCACGGTCGGTGCGTTCCGCGGCGAACTGCGGGACAATGGCGCCGGCTGGCTCGGCACCCCCGATGAAAAGCACACCGACAACGGCTGGCTGGCCGGCCTCGGCTACAAGCACAAGTTCACCGAGAACTGGATCGGTGGCGTCGAGGCGCTGTACCACAAGAAGAGCGATTTCGATGACACCGGCTTCGACATGAAGCTGACCACCATCAGCGCGCGGATCTCCTACAAGTTCTGA
- the typA gene encoding translational GTPase TypA, whose product MDLRNIAIIAHVDHGKTTLVDGLLKQSGTFRDNQETADRAMDSGDIERERGITILAKATSVEWQGARINIVDTPGHADFGGEVERILSMVDGVVLLVDAAEGPMPQTKFVTQKALALGLRPIVVVNKVDKPDAEPDRALDEVFDLFASLDASDEQLDFPHLYASGRAGWADPSLEGPRENLDALFRLILDHVPAPAQLAARDEPFRMLATTLAADPFLGRILTGRVESGTLKAGTTLKALSREGKPVETFRVSRVLAFRGLTRQPIDLAEAGDIVSLAGMSKATVADSLVAPEVEEPLQAKPIDPPTISVTFGINDSPLAGRDGKKVQSRVIRERLMKEAESNVAIRVSDTPGGEAFEVKGRGELQMGVLIENMRREGFELSISRPRVLLREESGETLEPIEEVVIDVDDDHAGVVIEKLTGTRRGDLAEMKPSGQGKTRIIALVPSRGLIGYHGEFLTDTRGTGILNRVFHGWAPHKGTIEGRREGVLISMENGVSVAYALWNLEERGRLFIGAQEQVYTGMIIGEHSRENDLEVNPLKGKKLTNIRASGSDEAVRLTPPVRMSLEEAIAYINDDELVEVTPNAIRLRKRHLDPHERKRAARST is encoded by the coding sequence ATGGATCTGCGCAATATCGCAATCATCGCTCACGTCGATCATGGCAAGACCACGCTCGTCGACGGGCTGCTGAAACAGTCCGGCACCTTTCGCGACAATCAGGAAACCGCTGATCGCGCGATGGATTCGGGCGATATCGAGCGCGAACGCGGCATCACGATCCTGGCCAAGGCCACATCGGTCGAATGGCAGGGCGCGCGCATCAACATCGTCGATACGCCGGGCCACGCCGATTTCGGCGGCGAGGTCGAACGGATCCTGTCAATGGTCGATGGTGTGGTGCTGCTGGTCGATGCGGCCGAGGGGCCGATGCCGCAGACCAAGTTCGTCACCCAGAAGGCGCTTGCGCTCGGGCTGCGCCCCATCGTGGTGGTGAACAAGGTGGACAAGCCCGACGCCGAGCCCGACCGCGCGCTCGACGAGGTGTTCGACCTGTTCGCAAGCCTCGACGCGAGCGACGAGCAGCTTGATTTCCCCCATCTCTACGCGTCGGGGCGCGCGGGCTGGGCGGACCCGTCGCTCGAGGGGCCGCGCGAGAACCTGGATGCGCTGTTTCGCCTGATCCTCGACCACGTCCCTGCCCCGGCCCAGCTTGCCGCGCGCGACGAGCCCTTCCGCATGCTGGCGACCACCCTTGCCGCCGATCCGTTCCTCGGGCGCATCCTGACGGGCCGGGTGGAAAGCGGCACGCTCAAGGCCGGCACCACGCTCAAGGCGCTCTCGCGCGAGGGCAAGCCGGTCGAGACCTTCCGCGTCAGCCGCGTGCTGGCCTTTCGCGGCCTGACCCGCCAGCCGATCGACCTGGCCGAGGCCGGCGACATCGTGTCGCTTGCCGGCATGTCGAAAGCCACCGTCGCCGACAGCCTGGTCGCGCCCGAGGTCGAAGAGCCGCTCCAGGCCAAGCCGATCGACCCGCCGACCATCAGCGTGACCTTCGGCATCAACGACAGCCCGCTGGCCGGCCGCGATGGCAAGAAGGTGCAGTCGCGGGTGATTCGCGAACGCCTGATGAAAGAGGCCGAAAGCAACGTCGCGATCCGCGTCTCCGACACACCGGGGGGCGAGGCCTTCGAGGTCAAGGGCCGCGGCGAACTGCAGATGGGCGTGCTGATCGAGAACATGCGCCGCGAGGGGTTCGAGCTTTCGATCTCGCGCCCGCGGGTGCTGCTGCGCGAGGAAAGCGGCGAGACGCTCGAACCCATCGAGGAGGTCGTGATCGACGTCGATGACGACCACGCCGGCGTCGTGATCGAAAAGCTGACCGGCACGCGCCGGGGCGATCTGGCGGAAATGAAACCCTCGGGCCAGGGCAAGACCCGGATCATCGCCCTTGTGCCCTCGCGCGGGCTGATAGGTTATCACGGCGAGTTCCTGACCGACACGCGCGGCACCGGCATCCTGAACCGCGTCTTCCACGGCTGGGCTCCCCACAAGGGCACCATCGAAGGACGGCGCGAAGGCGTGCTGATTTCAATGGAGAACGGCGTGTCGGTTGCCTATGCGCTCTGGAATCTCGAAGAGCGCGGCCGCCTGTTCATCGGCGCGCAGGAACAGGTCTATACCGGCATGATCATCGGCGAGCACAGCCGCGAGAACGACCTTGAGGTGAACCCGCTCAAGGGCAAGAAGCTGACCAATATCCGTGCCTCCGGCTCCGACGAGGCGGTCCGCCTCACGCCACCGGTGCGCATGTCGCTGGAAGAGGCGATCGCCTATATCAACGACGACGAACTGGTCGAGGTCACGCCGAACGCGATCCGCCTGCGCAAGCGTCACCTGGATCCGCATGAACGCAAGCGCGCCGCGCGCAGCACCTGA
- a CDS encoding NADP-dependent isocitrate dehydrogenase: MTAVTSRIKVENPVVELDGDEMTRIIWSFIKQKLILPYLDVDLKYYDLGIESRDATDDQITVDAAEAIREHGVGVKCATITPDEARVEEFGLKRMYRSPNGTIRNILGGVIFREPIICRNVPRLVPGWTRPIVVGRHAFGDQYRATDFRFPGKGRLTIRFVGEDGETIEHEVFQSPGAGVAMAMYNLDDSIRDFARASFNYGLQRGYPVYLSTKNTILKAYDGRFKDLFQEVFDAEFSDSFKKAGLTYEHRLIDDMVASALKWSGGYVWACKNYDGDVQSDTVAQGFGSLGLMTSQLMTPDGRIVEAEAAHGTVTRHYRQHQRGEETSTNSIASIFAWTGGLRHRAKLDENEALMTFAATLERVVVETVESGFMTKDLALLVGPDQKWLTTMGFLEKVDENLGRALAG, encoded by the coding sequence ATGACAGCCGTGACATCAAGGATCAAGGTCGAGAATCCGGTCGTCGAACTCGACGGTGACGAGATGACGCGGATCATCTGGTCGTTCATCAAGCAGAAGCTGATTCTGCCCTATCTCGACGTCGATCTGAAATATTACGACCTCGGCATCGAATCCCGCGACGCGACCGATGACCAGATCACGGTGGACGCGGCCGAGGCGATCCGGGAACACGGCGTCGGCGTGAAATGCGCGACCATCACCCCCGACGAGGCACGGGTCGAGGAATTCGGCTTGAAGCGCATGTATCGCAGCCCGAACGGCACCATCCGCAACATTCTGGGCGGGGTGATCTTTCGCGAACCGATCATCTGCCGGAACGTGCCGCGCCTCGTGCCCGGCTGGACCCGGCCGATCGTCGTCGGGCGCCACGCCTTCGGCGACCAGTATCGCGCCACCGACTTCCGCTTTCCGGGCAAGGGCAGGTTGACCATCCGGTTCGTCGGCGAGGATGGCGAGACCATCGAACACGAGGTGTTCCAGTCGCCCGGCGCGGGCGTCGCGATGGCGATGTACAACCTTGACGACTCGATCCGCGATTTCGCGCGCGCCAGTTTCAACTACGGGCTCCAGCGCGGCTATCCGGTCTACCTGTCCACCAAGAACACGATCCTCAAGGCCTATGACGGCCGCTTCAAGGATCTGTTCCAGGAGGTGTTCGACGCGGAATTTTCCGATTCGTTCAAAAAAGCCGGGCTCACTTACGAACACCGGCTGATCGACGACATGGTGGCCAGCGCGCTCAAGTGGTCGGGCGGCTATGTCTGGGCCTGCAAGAACTATGACGGCGACGTGCAGTCCGACACCGTGGCGCAGGGATTCGGCAGCCTCGGCCTCATGACCAGCCAGTTGATGACGCCGGACGGGCGAATCGTCGAGGCCGAGGCCGCCCATGGCACCGTCACGCGCCATTACCGCCAGCACCAGCGCGGCGAAGAGACCTCGACCAACTCGATCGCCTCGATCTTTGCCTGGACCGGGGGCCTGCGCCACCGTGCCAAGCTCGATGAAAACGAGGCGCTGATGACCTTTGCCGCGACCCTTGAGCGGGTCGTGGTCGAAACGGTCGAGTCGGGCTTCATGACCAAGGATCTGGCGCTGCTGGTCGGCCCCGATCAGAAGTGGCTGACGACGATGGGTTTTCTGGAAAAGGTGGACGAAAACCTCGGCCGCGCGCTGGCCGGATAA
- a CDS encoding sulfotransferase family 2 domain-containing protein, whose translation MLVFFRERLVFLAVPKTGTTAYQRALAGRADMVITDPPELKHAPLYRYNRFFRPMFQKVCNAEMETLAVMREPISWLGSWYRYRRRPFMKGQPNATHGVSFDEFVRAYLETPTPGFANVGSQARFLEPRPNGTAITHLFRYEEPHRLDAFLEERLGVTLALTRENVSPVMELALSPELARACRRHCAPEFELYESISAGGLNSTAGAPSRSTG comes from the coding sequence ATGCTCGTATTTTTCAGGGAACGGCTGGTATTCCTTGCCGTGCCCAAGACCGGGACCACCGCCTATCAGAGGGCGCTTGCGGGTCGGGCAGACATGGTGATCACCGACCCGCCGGAACTGAAGCACGCGCCGCTCTACCGCTACAACCGCTTCTTCCGGCCCATGTTCCAGAAGGTCTGCAACGCCGAGATGGAAACGCTCGCGGTGATGCGCGAGCCCATAAGCTGGCTCGGAAGCTGGTATCGCTATCGACGCCGCCCCTTCATGAAGGGCCAGCCGAACGCCACCCACGGCGTCAGTTTCGACGAGTTCGTCCGCGCCTACCTGGAAACCCCGACGCCGGGATTCGCCAATGTCGGCAGTCAGGCCCGGTTCCTTGAGCCGCGCCCGAACGGGACCGCCATCACGCATCTGTTCCGCTATGAGGAACCGCATCGGCTCGATGCCTTTCTCGAGGAACGGCTCGGTGTGACGCTTGCCCTGACGCGGGAAAACGTGTCACCGGTGATGGAGCTTGCGCTTTCGCCCGAACTGGCGCGCGCCTGTCGCCGCCACTGCGCGCCCGAATTCGAGCTTTACGAATCAATTTCCGCGGGCGGGCTCAATTCAACTGCTGGTGCACCGTCTCGGTCAACTGGTTGA